Proteins encoded in a region of the Anopheles ziemanni chromosome 2, idAnoZiCoDA_A2_x.2, whole genome shotgun sequence genome:
- the LOC131289223 gene encoding activin receptor type-2A-like, with amino-acid sequence MCGLVHFLFYLSLLMVIKGSLSRARLADELRCVTYACKDGECMEGEEVCDETKPERCGGCFVVWMTNNVTNEINVTMKGCFTHPTDCNHTECVDTSTDMRKNLNFCCCRGNLCNKEQKWVPISTKAPELAESVAAEANWPIITVISLTSFVIALILLWAYYFTHQKQAMFNEIPTVEPDISSSSTNISNRPIDLKDIKARGRFGVVWRAQLGNQEVAVKIFPMQERQSWITEQDIFKLPRMNHPNILEFIGCEKRVDMASTDFWLITAYCENGSLCDFLKAHTVSWTDLCKIASTMARGLTHLHEEVQGTRTDGLKPSIAHRDFKSKNVLLKADLTACIADFGLALVFTPGKSCGDTHGQVGTRRYMAPEVLEGAINFTRDAFLRIDVYACGLVLWELVSRCTVHGGPVDEYRLPFETELGPHPTLEEMQENVVTKKLRPSIFDPWRNHAGLNAICETMEDCWDHDAEARLSSSCVLERLSQYARFPTRQFFVATNTTNELPTKIASESV; translated from the exons ATGTGTGGCTTggtgcattttcttttctacctCTCCC TGCTGATGGTTATAAAGGGTTCGCTGAGTCGGGCACGCCTTGCAGATGAACTTCGGTGCGTAACGTACGCGTGCAAGGATGGAGAGTGCATGGAAGGAGAGGAAGTTTGTGACGAGACGAAGCCCGAACGGTGCGGAGGGTGTTTCGTCGTGTGGATGACGAACAATGTGACCA ACGAGATCAACGTAACGATGAAAGGTTGCTTTACGCACCCGACCGACTGCAATCATACCGAGTGCGTCGACACGTCAACCGATATGAGGAAAAATCTCAACTTCTGCTGCTGTCGCGGTAACCTATGCAACAAGGAGCAAAAATGGGTCCCGATCTCAACGAAGGCACCGGAGTTGGCTGAGTCGGTTGCCGCGGAGGCCAACTGGCCAATCATTACCGTCATCTCACTCACGTCCTTTGTGATTGCGCTGATCTTGCTGTGGGCCTACTATTTCACCCATCAGAAGCAAGCTATGTTCAACGAAATTCCAACG GTTGAACCGGACATTTCGAGCTCGTCCACCAACATTTCCAACCGGCCGATTGACCTCAAGGACATCAAAGCCCGTGGACGATTCGGTGTGGTATGGCGCGCACAGCTGGGTAACCAGGAGGTGGCGGTTAAGATTTTCCCCATGCAGGAGCGCCAGTCGTGGATCACCGAGCAGGACATTTTCAAG CTGCCTCGTATGAACCACCCCAACATTCTGGAGTTTATCGGCTGCGAAAAGCGTGTCGACATGGCCAGCACGGACTTCTGGCTCATCACGGCCTACTGTGAAAATGGGTCGTTGTGTGATTTTCTGAAGGCACACACCGTCAGCTGGACAGACCTATGCAAGATTGCCAGTACGATGGCGCGTGGTCTTACGCACCTGCACGAGGAGGTACAGGGTACGCGCACCGACGGTCTCAAACCCTCGATAGCCCACCGTGATTTCAAGAGCAAAAACGTGCTGCTCAAGGCGGATCTTACTGCGTGCATCGCTGATTTCGGCTTGGCCCTAGTATTCACACCAG GAAAATCGTGCGGTGATACGCACGGACAGGTCGGTACGCGCCGCTACATGGCACCGGAGGTGCTCGAGGGAGCGATCAATTTCACCCGGGACGCATTCCTGCGCATCGACGTGTACGCGTGTGGGCTCGTCCTGTGGGAGCTGGTATCACGCTGCACCGTTCACGGCGGCCCAGTCGACGAGTACCGATTGCCATTCGAAACCGAGCTTGGCCCCCACCCGACGCTGGAGGAAATGCAGGAAAACGTGGTGACGAAGAAATTGCGCCCGAGCATCTTTGATCCCTGGCGAAACCATGCG GGCCTGAATGCAATCTGTGAAACGATGGAGGACTGCTGGGATCACGATGCCGAGGCCCGGCTGTCATCTTCCTGCGTGCTCGAGCGGCTCTCGCAGTACGCCCGGTTTCCAACACGCCAATTTTTCGtcgccaccaacaccaccaacgaGCTGCCGACGAAGATAGCGTCCGAGAGCGTGTGA